The DNA region CTCTCTAAAAACTTCAAAACGGCAAAGTTCTCCTTTACGTGGAGTTCCCAAGATTATAACCGGAAATTCTGCTTCATCCAACACAGCAGCAGTGGCATCAGCATTATCAGTTTTCCCCACCACTATTCTGGAATGGGGGAGATTGATTACAGTGGATCTGCCTGGTAAAGCATTGAATTGTTTAAGAGAATCTTCAATGATGTTATCAGATATCCCTACTATTTCTGCAGCTTTAGCCGCTGCAGCTGCATTTTCAAGGTTAAAATCTCCAAATAAATTCAATTCATAGGGGATTTTGCTGAAAAAATGAATTTCCTCAGCTACATCAGTAAATTGTCCTATTTTCTCACTTTCCTTGTTTAAAAGAACCCTTTTTCCTTTGATGAAATTTTTCAGTGATTTAAGATAGTTTTCCATTGATTGGTGAACTTCAAGATGATCTCTACCAATATTGGTTAATAGAATCAGGTCAAAGTCAAAATTATGTTTACAGAAATCAAGGGTCATGTCGCAGACTTCAACCAGGACCAGGTTATATTCACCTGAAGCAGCTTCTAACATGACTTCAGTGTAACCCCTAAAACCACCTCCTGCATTCCCACCAGTAAGAACTTTAAAGCCGGCTTTTTCTAATATATCTCTTAGCATCATGGTGGTGGTGGTTTTGCCATTGGTGCCAGTGACTCCTATGGTGAAGGCAGGTTTTTTGGGTTTTAAAATGTCTGATAAAAGTTTTTTATCAGATATAAATTTTTGGAAAGCCCGGTGATTCCATAAACCAGGACTTATAACCACAGCATCGGAATTCTCTATTTTGTTGAAATCATGAAAGCCTAGATCAACTTCTAAGTTTTCACCAGGGGATAATTCAATTTCATGATTAATATCAGAAGCATAAACTTCATAACCGTGATTTAATAGTGATTCAACGGCATTAACGCCCTCTACACCCAGCCCAATCACAGCAATCTTCATTTTAAAAACCATTTCATATTACTTTCCAGATCAATCACTTATTACTGGTCCTTAAATATAACTTTGATAATTTACTATATAACTATAACTAATAATTCTCCTTAATTGCCCAATAAACATTTTAACGCTCCATACGTTTATTTAAGATTTAAAAAGTTTTTATATTCGGGATAAAATCTTTATTTATCTGTAATTTAGTAAATTAATAAATATAATATGATAATTTTTTTATGGTTGTAGGGTAGACCTCATAATCCTTTGCCTGGATTTTTTAACTAAAAATTTTTTTAATGTTACACATCCCATAATCATATAACATCAAAAACAATATCTTCAAAGGATACATGAAAAAGGATACATGAATAATCATAATAAAGAGATCAAAATTTATTTATTGAAAATATTTAATGAAGATGATTTAAGCAACAATTTAAGTAATTAGAACTTCAGAAAAGCTAATTCTTATTATTGGTTTATTTATGAATTCTAAAATAGAATCTGGTGGCAATCATGACTACAATGAAAGATATCTCTCAAGAAGTTGTCAAACGCATAGAAAAAATCTCCCAACCTGTAAAGATAATGCATGTCTGTGGGTCACACGAACACACCATAATGCAACACGGGATAAGAACCCTGTTACCTAAAGAGGTGGAAGTGGTTGCAGGCCCGGGATGTCCGGTATGTTGCGTTCCTGCACGAGAAGTAGAAGAATGCCTTGATTTAGCCAGGCAAGGGGTAACCATAGCAACCTTCGGGGACATGCTAAGGGTGCCGGGTGGGACAGGAACTCTGGCTGATGCTAAAGCAGATGGGGCTGATGTTAGGATCGTTTACGGAGTGAATAACGCTGTTGAAATAGCTCGAAAAATTGATAATGAAGTGGTGTTCATGGCAGCAGGATTTGAAACCACCGCACCAACAACCGCTGCCGAGATCGTATCCAACCCACCTGAAAACTTTTCAGTGTTATCCTGCCACAGATTAATTCCTCCTGCTTTAAAATTCCTCATTGAATCAGGGGAAGTAAATCTCAATGCTCTGATAGAACCGGGGCATGTTTCAACCATAATAGGTACCAGGCCTTATGAACTGTTTTCAGAAAAATATGGCATTCCTCAAGTGGTAACTGGATTCAATCCAATGGATGTGCTCATAGCAGTTTACATGATACTTAAACAATTAAATGATGGCCAGGCAAAAGTTCAAAATGAGTATAAACGTGCAGTTCGGGAAGAAGGGAATCTGAAAGCACAAAAATTACTAGAAGAAGTTTTCTACATCACAACTAAAGAATGGAGGGGATTCCCACCTATACCAGACTCTGTAATGGAAATAAAGGCTGAATTCGGTGATGTGAATGCCCGTGAAAGGTTTGATATTGATGTAGGGGAAACACCAGAAGTAGTGACTGGCTGTATCTGCGGAGCAATTTTAAGGGGAGTGGCCCGTCCTGAAGATTGTAAACTATTCCGGAAGGAATGTAACCCCACCAATCCTGTGGGTGCCTGTATGGTAAGTAAAGAAGGAACCTGCAATATTGCATATAGATATGGATCATTCCTGGATGAAGATTAGTCACCACCCAATCAAATAATAATTTCATAATATGCCAGAATAGGTAAGGTGGGTTAGAAATAGAAATTAATAAAAATTAATCTCTAGAAAGGTCTAAAACTCCCCTAATATATATTTTATTGACATAGACTGGTGATCCCTTGATAAAGGCCGTAGCATTGGATGTTGATGGAACAATTACTGATAAAAAAAGGAAATTATGTCCAAGTTCTCTTGAAGCCATAAATTATGCGGAAAGTTGTGGGATTCCAGTTATTATAGTAACTGGAAATCTTCTTGCCTTTACCAGATTCCTTTCCATGCTACTGGGAACAACCGGGGGTTTAGTTGCTGAAAATGGTGGAGTTATCCAGTGCAATGATGAAGAAATAGTTTTAGGAGATATTAAAAAGAGCCAAAAGGCATATGAGTATTTAAAAAACCATTATCCAGTTGAAAAGGTTGAATACTCCTTTGAAAGGGTTTCTGAAATAGCACTCAAACGTAACCTGCCTTCTGATCTAATAAAAGAAGCTTTGAAAAACTTTGACGTGGAAATATATGATTCAGGTTTTGCAGTGCACCTCACAGATCCCCAAGTGAATAAAGGTTCATCCCTAATTAAGCTGTTAAGAGAAAGGGGTATTGATGTTGAAGAGGTTCTGGCAGTGGGTGACAGTGAAAATGACCTTGATTTTCTTAAAGTAGCTGGTTTGAAGGTGGCAGTGGCCAATGCAGATCCGAAACTTAAGGCGATAGCTGATTATGTTACTGAAAAACCCTATGGAGATGGAGTTAAAGAGGCATTAGAGAGGTTTCTACCATGATGAATGATTTAGCTAAATTAACACTGGATTATGCTCTGAAACATGCTGATCACGCTGAAATATACATAGAAAGCACTGAAAGTGTGGATGCCACCATACAGAATGACCAGGTGGACTTTGCTAAGGAGTCTCACTCCCTGGGCATGGGTATTAGAGTGATCCAGAATAATAAAATGGGCTTTTCTTACAC from Methanobacteriaceae archaeon includes:
- a CDS encoding phosphoglycolate phosphatase: MIKAVALDVDGTITDKKRKLCPSSLEAINYAESCGIPVIIVTGNLLAFTRFLSMLLGTTGGLVAENGGVIQCNDEEIVLGDIKKSQKAYEYLKNHYPVEKVEYSFERVSEIALKRNLPSDLIKEALKNFDVEIYDSGFAVHLTDPQVNKGSSLIKLLRERGIDVEEVLAVGDSENDLDFLKVAGLKVAVANADPKLKAIADYVTEKPYGDGVKEALERFLP
- a CDS encoding UDP-N-acetylmuramoyl-L-alanine--D-glutamate ligase, whose product is MKIAVIGLGVEGVNAVESLLNHGYEVYASDINHEIELSPGENLEVDLGFHDFNKIENSDAVVISPGLWNHRAFQKFISDKKLLSDILKPKKPAFTIGVTGTNGKTTTTMMLRDILEKAGFKVLTGGNAGGGFRGYTEVMLEAASGEYNLVLVEVCDMTLDFCKHNFDFDLILLTNIGRDHLEVHQSMENYLKSLKNFIKGKRVLLNKESEKIGQFTDVAEEIHFFSKIPYELNLFGDFNLENAAAAAKAAEIVGISDNIIEDSLKQFNALPGRSTVINLPHSRIVVGKTDNADATAAVLDEAEFPVIILGTPRKGELCRFEVFREVSKTNSEIVALFPGLDDTCEDARCILKEENFRGDVIKLTDVGEVVEFALKCSEKYPNVFIGGNGQLKIIEITESLKQAISAK
- the hypD gene encoding hydrogenase formation protein HypD, with product MKDISQEVVKRIEKISQPVKIMHVCGSHEHTIMQHGIRTLLPKEVEVVAGPGCPVCCVPAREVEECLDLARQGVTIATFGDMLRVPGGTGTLADAKADGADVRIVYGVNNAVEIARKIDNEVVFMAAGFETTAPTTAAEIVSNPPENFSVLSCHRLIPPALKFLIESGEVNLNALIEPGHVSTIIGTRPYELFSEKYGIPQVVTGFNPMDVLIAVYMILKQLNDGQAKVQNEYKRAVREEGNLKAQKLLEEVFYITTKEWRGFPPIPDSVMEIKAEFGDVNARERFDIDVGETPEVVTGCICGAILRGVARPEDCKLFRKECNPTNPVGACMVSKEGTCNIAYRYGSFLDED